Proteins found in one Paenibacillus borealis genomic segment:
- a CDS encoding 5'-deoxyadenosine deaminase, producing the protein MADILIKHAEIITMNKQEEIIYGDIRIKDNLIVEIGSGLEVQGDETVLDAKNRTVIPGFVQTHIHLCQTLFRGKGDDLELMDWLRKRIWPLEAAHDEESLYYSAMLGIGELITSGTTTIVDMETVNHTDFAFQAIAKSGIRALSGKVMMDQKNADAPAALQEDTAASLQESVDLLEKWNGYGNGRIQYAFSPRFVISCTEPLLKEVRNLSAHYGVKVHTHASENLGEIEIVQAMTGMRNVVYLDHLGLANERLILAHCVWLDDEEKRILRDRGVHVSHCPGSNLKLASGIADTPGMLHDHIHLSLGADGAPCNNNLDMFNEMRLAAVIQKPQHGPTTMDARSVFRMATIGGAKAVGMEDQIGSIEVGKKADLAILNLYNFHTFPSYDVDPISRIVYSATRADVETTIVDGEILMHKGLLKTVDKETVLHEANRSIKRLLVNTPLG; encoded by the coding sequence ATGGCGGACATCCTGATCAAGCATGCGGAGATCATTACAATGAATAAGCAAGAGGAAATTATATACGGGGATATCCGCATCAAGGACAATCTGATTGTGGAGATCGGCAGCGGGCTTGAGGTGCAGGGGGATGAGACGGTACTTGATGCCAAGAACCGCACGGTAATTCCCGGTTTCGTGCAAACCCATATTCATCTGTGCCAGACACTGTTCCGCGGCAAAGGCGATGATCTGGAGCTGATGGACTGGCTGCGCAAGCGGATTTGGCCGCTGGAGGCGGCACATGATGAGGAGTCGCTGTATTATTCCGCTATGCTTGGCATTGGGGAGTTAATTACAAGCGGCACAACGACTATAGTGGATATGGAGACGGTGAATCACACGGACTTTGCTTTCCAGGCGATTGCGAAAAGCGGCATCCGGGCACTGTCCGGCAAGGTGATGATGGATCAGAAGAATGCGGATGCCCCGGCGGCGCTGCAGGAGGATACGGCAGCTTCCCTTCAGGAGAGTGTGGATCTGCTGGAGAAGTGGAATGGATATGGCAACGGGCGGATTCAATATGCGTTTTCCCCGCGTTTTGTTATTTCCTGCACGGAGCCGCTGCTGAAAGAGGTGCGTAATCTCTCGGCGCATTACGGGGTCAAGGTGCATACCCATGCCTCCGAGAATCTGGGGGAGATCGAGATTGTGCAGGCGATGACCGGTATGCGTAACGTGGTGTATCTGGATCATCTGGGGCTGGCGAATGAGCGCCTCATTCTGGCCCACTGCGTCTGGCTCGATGATGAGGAGAAGCGGATTCTGCGGGACCGCGGAGTGCATGTCAGCCACTGCCCGGGCTCTAACCTGAAGCTGGCCTCAGGTATCGCCGATACGCCGGGAATGCTGCATGATCATATTCATCTCAGCCTTGGGGCGGATGGCGCTCCGTGCAACAATAACCTGGATATGTTCAATGAAATGCGTCTGGCGGCGGTGATCCAGAAGCCGCAGCATGGTCCAACAACGATGGATGCCAGAAGTGTGTTCCGGATGGCGACGATCGGCGGAGCCAAGGCGGTGGGCATGGAAGACCAAATCGGGAGCATTGAGGTTGGCAAAAAAGCCGATCTGGCGATCCTCAACCTGTACAATTTCCATACCTTCCCTTCCTATGATGTGGATCCGATATCGCGGATTGTCTATTCCGCCACCCGTGCGGATGTGGAAACGACCATTGTGGACGGAGAAATTCTGATGCATAAGGGCCTGCTGAAGACCGTCGATAAAGAAACCGTGCTCCATGAAGCTAACCGTTCGATCAAAAGACTGCTGGTGAACACTCCGCTGGGCTAA
- a CDS encoding GNAT family N-acetyltransferase, which produces MKLADNRLELRPLTAAELALALENYAELEQSLGLKVTAAQTLLDDEEMRYAMQVRRAKVLQDEQNYPWLTNWAIIQQEEQRIIGFLILKGGPNEQGEVILGYVIDERYWGHGYATEAARQITAWIFKHPDARWVIADTEKDNTASHRVLQHLDAELYRETEDLLWWRIARPAST; this is translated from the coding sequence ATGAAACTTGCAGACAACCGCCTGGAGCTGCGGCCCCTGACCGCAGCCGAGCTGGCGTTAGCGTTGGAGAATTACGCGGAGCTGGAGCAGTCGCTGGGCTTGAAGGTGACCGCAGCGCAAACCCTGCTTGACGACGAAGAGATGCGTTATGCCATGCAGGTGAGGCGCGCCAAGGTTCTCCAGGATGAGCAGAACTATCCGTGGCTGACCAATTGGGCCATTATTCAGCAGGAGGAGCAGCGGATTATCGGCTTCCTGATCCTCAAAGGCGGGCCGAATGAACAAGGCGAGGTCATCCTTGGTTATGTCATCGATGAGAGGTACTGGGGGCATGGCTACGCTACAGAGGCGGCGCGCCAAATTACGGCCTGGATCTTCAAACACCCGGATGCACGCTGGGTCATCGCGGATACCGAGAAGGATAATACCGCCTCGCACCGTGTCCTGCAGCATCTGGATGCGGAGCTGTACCGGGAGACCGAAGACCTGCTCTGGTGGAGAATCGCCCGGCCGGCAAGCACCTGA
- a CDS encoding glycosyltransferase family 2 protein: protein MTLTSIIIPTYNRLGLLRSCVESIRAYTDSPYEIIVVDNASSDGTDDYCRANKLTFISLPENRGFPLACNLGLQLAAGDELLLLNNDVIVSQGWLANLKSALSSAPDIGMVGPVTNYASGRQQVETGYTDIPGYHAEARLANVPDAAKRLETTRLVGLCLLFKRELMDNIGLLDERYSPGHYEDDDYCYRARLRGYRLLIAGDCLVHHEGSASFKEVFSSSLQELVERNRRLFMEKWHVDPAQFI from the coding sequence ATGACACTGACCAGCATTATTATTCCAACGTATAACAGACTCGGCCTGCTGCGTTCCTGTGTCGAGTCGATCAGAGCTTATACGGATTCACCCTATGAAATTATTGTAGTCGACAATGCTTCAAGTGACGGAACGGATGACTACTGCCGCGCGAATAAGCTGACCTTCATTTCCCTTCCGGAGAACCGCGGCTTTCCGCTGGCCTGCAATCTGGGGCTGCAGCTGGCTGCGGGAGATGAGCTTTTGCTGCTGAACAATGATGTCATTGTGTCGCAGGGCTGGCTGGCCAATCTGAAGAGCGCCTTGTCCAGCGCCCCGGATATCGGAATGGTCGGTCCGGTGACCAATTATGCCAGCGGACGGCAGCAGGTGGAGACGGGTTATACAGATATTCCGGGTTATCATGCTGAAGCCCGCTTGGCGAATGTTCCGGATGCGGCGAAACGGCTGGAGACCACAAGGCTTGTAGGGCTGTGCCTGTTATTCAAAAGAGAGCTGATGGACAACATCGGCCTGCTGGATGAACGGTATTCACCAGGCCATTACGAGGATGATGATTACTGCTACCGCGCCAGGCTTAGGGGATACCGGCTGCTGATTGCCGGAGATTGTCTGGTGCATCATGAAGGCAGCGCCAGCTTCAAGGAAGTCTTTTCTTCCTCACTTCAGGAGCTGGTGGAGCGGAACCGCAGACTATTTATGGAGAAATGGCATGTAGATCCCGCACAATTCATCTGA
- a CDS encoding glycosyltransferase family 2 protein has translation MTAAPDPSPGQRQEVHVSSLPAARRAGTAGRGRASARRSRSASPAARSKAAKPAAPAAAALRRSTTGKAAVVRRPAAGKAGSRRTAAGASSAGDAGYRRAGQPLPPLSGSLSVIISARNEEQTLLKLLDQVNRLQPLEIIVVLNGCSDRSFQRTRMCSRATIVHVPESAGHDVGRSLGAKLSRGDILLFLDGDMVIPVRQMSLFAEAVDGGVDVALNDLDHLLPPFALSDAVTRCKMYLNAVLGRNDLGVSSMTAVPHALSRKALERIGYRELMVPPKAHALSIMGQLRVEKAGTVNVIKHNRLRQGNTGAGNAMEQLIAGDHAEALAQVLAERQASGRLPEGHLQEQRRQMAAWRNAL, from the coding sequence ATGACAGCAGCACCGGATCCTTCACCCGGACAACGGCAGGAGGTTCACGTATCTTCGCTTCCTGCGGCCCGCCGCGCGGGAACGGCGGGCCGAGGCAGAGCTTCAGCCCGGCGTTCCCGGTCCGCCAGCCCGGCCGCCCGGAGCAAGGCAGCCAAACCAGCTGCCCCCGCTGCCGCTGCGCTGCGCCGGAGCACCACCGGCAAAGCAGCGGTTGTCCGGAGGCCGGCTGCCGGCAAGGCGGGTTCCCGCCGTACCGCAGCGGGGGCTTCATCCGCTGGTGATGCCGGCTACCGCCGGGCAGGGCAGCCGCTGCCCCCTCTAAGCGGTTCATTGTCCGTGATTATCTCGGCAAGGAATGAGGAGCAGACCTTATTGAAGCTGCTTGATCAGGTCAACCGCCTCCAGCCGCTGGAGATTATCGTCGTGCTTAACGGCTGCAGTGACCGCAGCTTCCAACGCACCCGGATGTGTTCCCGGGCGACCATCGTGCATGTTCCGGAATCTGCCGGGCATGATGTGGGACGATCGCTTGGCGCTAAGCTCAGCCGGGGAGATATTCTGCTATTCCTGGACGGGGATATGGTGATTCCCGTTCGGCAAATGTCTCTTTTTGCGGAGGCGGTGGATGGCGGTGTTGATGTAGCCTTGAATGATCTTGATCATCTGCTGCCCCCATTTGCCCTCAGTGATGCGGTTACCCGCTGCAAGATGTATCTGAATGCGGTGCTTGGACGGAATGATCTGGGCGTCAGCTCGATGACAGCCGTTCCCCATGCCTTGTCGCGGAAGGCGCTGGAGCGGATTGGCTACCGTGAACTGATGGTTCCGCCCAAAGCGCATGCGCTCTCGATTATGGGACAGCTGCGGGTGGAGAAGGCAGGTACGGTGAATGTGATCAAGCATAACCGGCTGCGCCAGGGCAATACGGGGGCCGGGAATGCCATGGAACAGCTGATTGCCGGAGATCATGCCGAAGCGCTGGCTCAGGTTCTTGCAGAGCGGCAGGCAAGCGGGCGGTTGCCTGAAGGCCATCTGCAGGAACAACGCCGGCAGATGGCGGCGTGGAGGAATGCCCTATGA
- a CDS encoding GNAT family N-acetyltransferase: MIGNEIRRAQSDEIGEIMNLISKCVQVMQAGGSDQWDDSYPNREVITADIDAGTLFICLDNEAIAGIIVLDENQAEQYGEIEWLQQQGTHLIMHRLAVHPEFQGKGIARQLIAFAEEHARHSGYSSIRMDTYAKNERVLKIYPSLGYVQRGEIYFPGRVAAFPVFEKVLTEVPE, translated from the coding sequence ATGATTGGAAATGAGATACGGAGAGCACAGAGCGATGAGATCGGGGAGATTATGAATCTGATTTCCAAATGTGTACAAGTTATGCAGGCAGGCGGAAGCGATCAATGGGACGATAGCTATCCGAACCGCGAAGTCATTACCGCGGATATTGATGCAGGCACATTATTTATCTGTCTGGACAACGAAGCTATTGCCGGTATTATTGTGCTGGATGAGAATCAGGCGGAGCAATATGGGGAGATTGAATGGTTACAGCAGCAGGGGACGCATCTGATCATGCACCGGCTCGCGGTTCATCCGGAGTTCCAAGGTAAAGGGATCGCCCGGCAGCTGATTGCTTTCGCTGAAGAGCATGCCCGTCACAGCGGGTATAGCAGTATTCGGATGGATACTTATGCGAAGAATGAACGGGTACTCAAAATTTATCCCTCGCTTGGTTATGTGCAGAGAGGCGAGATTTATTTTCCCGGCCGGGTAGCGGCTTTTCCTGTATTTGAGAAGGTACTGACGGAGGTTCCTGAGTAG
- a CDS encoding glycosyltransferase family 2 protein, protein MSLKHTRTSARRTGRRALQPKRRISRPACPAVPLPAANHPTPYVSVIIPAMNEAGTIGRVIARAREVHPRCEVIVVVNGSADNTAKIALSLGAHVIHFEQPLGHDVGRSVGAEAAKGEVLLFIDGDFVLTASQLRPFVAAVSQGTDVALNDYSGPVRHEFPHPVVLSKHVLNIMLGRPDLKGCSLTAVPHALSRRALVTLGSGLLSRPPLAHAQAVLEGLHVKAVHKVAVGRLNAVRPKQAGTDPLREVILADHLDAAGLVLQRRGERAGFIDGNRRREMVR, encoded by the coding sequence ATGAGCTTGAAGCACACACGTACATCTGCCCGCCGCACGGGGCGGCGGGCTTTGCAACCCAAACGGCGGATTTCCCGGCCGGCGTGCCCTGCCGTGCCGCTCCCTGCGGCCAATCACCCCACTCCCTATGTGTCGGTGATCATTCCGGCTATGAATGAAGCCGGAACCATTGGCAGGGTGATTGCCAGAGCCAGGGAAGTCCATCCCCGCTGTGAGGTTATTGTTGTGGTTAACGGTTCTGCCGACAATACGGCAAAGATTGCATTGTCACTGGGAGCACATGTCATTCACTTCGAGCAGCCGCTCGGTCATGATGTGGGCCGCAGTGTTGGAGCAGAGGCGGCCAAGGGAGAGGTCCTGCTTTTCATTGACGGGGATTTTGTGCTTACCGCTTCGCAGCTGCGGCCTTTTGTGGCCGCAGTCAGCCAGGGTACAGATGTGGCCCTAAATGATTACTCCGGTCCGGTCCGTCATGAATTCCCGCATCCGGTAGTGCTCTCCAAGCATGTGCTCAATATTATGCTTGGCCGTCCGGATCTGAAGGGCTGTTCACTGACGGCGGTACCTCATGCACTCAGCCGAAGGGCTCTTGTGACGCTGGGGAGCGGCCTGTTGTCGAGGCCGCCTCTGGCACACGCGCAGGCAGTGCTTGAGGGCCTGCATGTGAAGGCTGTGCATAAGGTGGCGGTCGGCAGGCTGAATGCCGTACGGCCCAAGCAGGCGGGGACAGATCCCTTGCGTGAGGTTATCCTCGCGGATCATCTGGATGCGGCAGGTCTGGTCCTCCAGCGCAGAGGCGAAAGAGCAGGCTTCATTGACGGCAACCGGCGAAGGGAGATGGTGAGATGA
- a CDS encoding nucleoside-diphosphate sugar epimerase, translating to MKVQSKITKVLQHMAHTHEQMARILDAERHVAVRMSQIVHDLPDADPDFGGFSGLVESSGQVNKNIIAYLNALADLEEAMAEGVGRVIKELNGQEEE from the coding sequence ATGAAGGTGCAGAGTAAAATAACAAAAGTCCTGCAGCACATGGCCCATACGCACGAACAGATGGCTCGGATTCTCGACGCCGAACGCCACGTGGCCGTCCGTATGTCGCAAATAGTTCACGATCTGCCGGATGCGGACCCTGATTTTGGCGGATTCAGTGGGCTGGTAGAAAGCTCAGGTCAGGTTAACAAGAACATTATTGCTTACTTGAATGCACTTGCCGATCTCGAAGAAGCAATGGCAGAGGGAGTAGGCAGGGTAATCAAGGAATTAAACGGTCAGGAAGAAGAGTAA
- a CDS encoding RNA polymerase sigma factor: MNHSSIYEVKYSEVNPLELDGLEQAEAISEEQLRQIMKLYGEDVWNYIYFLTKSSDQADELAQEVFIKCYYRIGTYRGISSLKTWLFTIARNTVFSYRKSRFFRSGLWGGVQPLPAAAQKRQDAAGLAAVARSAEMEYLGNRQVDEIWGLIMSLPDKLREVLVLDLKAELSVREISELIGISPGTVKSRLHRARYKIQDKLRRME, encoded by the coding sequence GTGAACCATTCCTCCATATATGAGGTCAAATATAGTGAGGTGAACCCATTGGAACTGGATGGACTGGAGCAGGCGGAGGCTATTAGTGAAGAGCAACTGCGGCAGATAATGAAGCTTTATGGAGAAGATGTCTGGAATTATATTTATTTTCTGACCAAAAGCAGTGATCAGGCGGATGAGCTCGCGCAGGAGGTGTTCATCAAATGCTATTACCGGATCGGTACCTACCGGGGGATTTCATCGCTCAAAACCTGGCTGTTCACGATTGCCCGCAATACGGTGTTCTCTTACCGGAAGTCACGGTTTTTCCGCTCGGGTCTGTGGGGCGGGGTGCAGCCTTTACCCGCTGCGGCCCAGAAGCGGCAGGATGCAGCGGGACTGGCAGCCGTTGCCCGTTCGGCGGAGATGGAATACCTCGGCAACCGGCAGGTGGATGAGATCTGGGGCCTGATTATGAGCCTTCCAGATAAGCTTCGTGAGGTGCTGGTGCTTGATCTCAAGGCAGAGCTGTCGGTCCGGGAAATCTCTGAGCTGATCGGGATATCCCCTGGCACCGTCAAATCAAGGCTGCACCGCGCACGTTATAAAATCCAGGATAAACTAAGGAGGATGGAGTAA